CCTGTTGAAAAAAGGGGCTTGTCATAAAAGAATTAGGACAATCTGGGATATAACAAAATTAAAAGAAATATATACAAGCTATTATGCTATGCAGACTGGATAAAACATACAGAAGAACCGATACAACAGATATATATAATTTGAGGAGACTCGTCTATGCTTGAGAAAATGGTGGATTTTTTCGATAACCGCTTAGATGAATACGATAAACACCAATTAACCTGTATTGAGTCAGCGCAGGAATTTTATCCGTTTACAGCTGAATGTCTCCCTAAGGAACCACGAACCCATATTCTTGATTTGGGCTGTGGTACTGGATTGGAACTAGAAGAATATTTTAAGATCAACCCTACCGCCAAAGTAACGGGCATTGACCTTGCACCCGGAATGTTAAGCGTATTAAAAGCAAAGTTTCCCGAAAAGGATATTAAATTGGTTTTGGGCTCATACTTTGACATTCCATTCGGATGCGAAGTATTTGACGCCGCTGTATCTGTGGAGTCACTTCACCATTTTTCTAAAGAGGAAAAAATACCGCTTTATGCAAAATTACATAAATCACTAAAGAAAACGGGCTATTTTATTTTGACGGATTATTTTTCATTATCTGATGAAGAGGAAGAGTTGCACAGGAATGAACTGCTTCACCTAAAGCAGCTGCAAAAAATTAATGATAATGAGTTTTATCACTATGATACCCCATTAACTGTAGAGCATGAGATGGAAGCACTACAGGCTGCGGGTTTTTCTTCAATAAAAATACTGAAAAACTGGGGTCAAACCTTTATTCTTAAGGCATACAAATAACACCGATTTCTAATTTAAGGCGTTTCGCCATTTGTGGGGAGGAATTCTCCGATTGCATTAACCAAATGCGGATTTAAGCAAAATGCCAGAAAAATTTTTTCGAAGGTGGCTTTATGTATTTAAAAATTGCACTGCTTCAGTTATTGCCAATGGAAACTATTAAAGATAATCTGCAAAAAGGAATTGAGGCCTGCAGAGAAGCGAAAAAACGCGAAGCAGATATTGCACTGTTCCCTGAGATGTGGAATGATGGATATGATATACCTGAGGACCTTAATGAATTAAAAAGAAAATCCATATCGGTGGAAAGCGATTTTGTAAAGCAGTTCCAAAGCCTTGCGCGGGAACTAAAAATGGCTATCGGCGTTACATTTCTGGAGTCATTTAATCCGCTTCCGAAAAACACAGTTTGTATATTCGATATGTATGGGAATTTGGTTCTGAATTACGCAAAAGTACATACCTGTGAATTTGGTGATGAAGCAAGGCTCAGCAAAGGTGAAGATTTTTATGTAGCGGACCTTGAGACCGGTAAAGGAATCATCAAAGTAGGAGCAATGATCTGCTATGATAGGGAGATGCCAGAAAGTGCAAGGATCTTAATGCTTAAAGGTGCTGAATTGGTTCTTGTACCAAATGCATGTCCAATGGAGATTAACCGATTGTCACAGTTAAGAGCGAGAGCCTATGAGAATATGATGGCTATTGCAACTTGCAACTACCCCGCTGGAAAACCTGACTGCAACGGCCATTCTACCCTTTTTGATGGAGTTGCATATCTGCCCGACCGCCCGGGGTCAAGAGATATGTGTATTCTTGAAGCCGGCGAAGAAGAAGGAATATATATTGCAGAACTTGACGTTGATATGCTCAGGAAATACCGAGAAACAGAGGTTCACGGAAATGCGTATCGGCGCCCGAGCAAATATAAAATGCTCATTGACGAAGATGTAAAGTATCCTTTCATACGAAGTGACACGAGCAGGTAAATGTAAAAATTGGATTGAAGATAAGGGAAATGCCGCCTAAAAGCGGCATTTTTTATTGCAGTTTTCTAATGTTACAGGGTCTTTGCGTAAGTTTTTTGCTAATGTAGGCAATAATTTTTAAGTATTTTGTCAATATTTTAAATATTTGGTTGAAATGATGTTTCATTCGAGCTATAATTTAAAATAATAGGAATTTTATACAAATCAAGCAAAATGAGGCTAGTTAGATTTGTTTAATAAGCCGAAGCAAATAAAACGCGGTATTTCTTTTAATCCAATATATAACAAAAGGAAAGTGTATCGATATGTCAAAAAAAGCGTCAAAAAGTGAAAAAGTTAGAAAAGCGATAATCGAGAATTATAAAAAAGCTGAAAAGTCGTTTGTGTCACAGCTAAATTTTACTGTACCAAACCACCCACCAACTATCGGAGGATTTCGCGAAGAAATATGGAAGCAACTATTTGAACAAATTGTTCCAAAAAAATATGTAATTGAGCAGTCAGTATTCTTGATTGATTCGAATGAAAATGTTTCAAATGAAGTAGACCTTGCAATTTTTGATGAAATGTATACACCATATATTTTCCGAAAAGGTCGTATCAAATTCATACCGATTGAAGCTGTAGCGGCCGTAGTGCAATGCAAAAGCCAAAATGTGGAAATAGATGAAGACATTAAGAACATCAAAAAATGGTGCGATAGCATTAATAACTTGAATACGTCTGGTGATTCTATAACGAGATTGGCACAATTAATGAGTGTCGGACCTGCTAAATATCAAACAGGAACTCGACCAATAAAGATTTTATGCTCACTCCAAAAGCCGAGTAAAAAGCTTACGAAGAGTTTCGACATTTATATCATTGCTAATAAAAAACCACCAAGAATAAAAATCAAGATACCACATGAAGACGATTGGAATTTAGCAAACTGGCATGGCCAGTTAAATATGTGCGGGAATTCAAAAACAGAATTAAAATATCCAGAAGTAATGTATTCCAGAAAACTTTCTGATTACCAAGTAATTGATGAAAAGGGTCAGCTTGTTTCACTTTTAACATTGAATTTACAGCTCAATCAGCTTTTAATGCTCATAAATAATCCTATGTTTTTCCCGCATAAAGCTTATGCAGATATGTTCAATAGAAAAGGTAACGGAAAAGAGGATAAAAATGATGACGGAAATACCAATTAAAACACTTAAAGTGATCAGTCCAATGTTCAGTCACGGAAACAACGATAAACTTGAACCAAGGCCAACAGAACTAAAAGGACTTTTGCGCAATACATATCGGATTGCCAATCCGTATTTTGATAGCAAAACACTGTATCAGCATGAAGTGGAACGGTTCGGAGGACAACTAAAAGAAAACGGAGAAGAACTTGCAAAGCCCTCCCCATTAAGAATACAAATATTAGATTTGGATAGTAATAAAGAGAGTTGGTATGAGGAAAAATTTCTCTTATTTCATAAGAAAAGTCCCAAAAGATTATGCTATAAATTTGGAAAAGTATTTAATGTTAAATTTGAAACAACATACTCTTATTTGAAGCAATGGTATGAGGATTTGATCAATCTTGCGCTGCTTATCGGCGGGATTGGCAAACGTACACGTCGCGGCCGCGGCTGCATGACAACCGACGAACTGAGCAAAATTTCATATGAAGATTTGCCGGAGTATACTGTAAAACTTTTAAACAATGTGTGTGAAAAGAAGGCTTATGTTGTAAACGGCGAAAGAGACATCATCCTGCAAAATCCATCAGATAACGACAAACCAGACAATGATAGACCCTACATTAAAAAAATACATTTTGGCAGTCCACTACTGAAAAAAACAAAAGACTGTATAAAAGAATACTTGAAAAAAGTAGATTTCGCTTCACACAATACAAAATTAGATTTCCGTAATTCATATGTATTAGGCGATGTAGATAACGGTTTTCATTTTGCTTCTTCCGTTATTGTAAGCCTTGCAGAAGTTAATGAAGGAATTGTTCCGGTGTATACTTTTCTGAACTTCGTGCCTTCAAAAAAATTCGAAAACAAACCCAAAAATCAAAAAAATGGTTACAATCCAACAAAGAAACAGGATAATGAAAAAACGAAATGGGATAATATTCAAGATGCTTTCGTTGATAAAATCGAGAAAGGCGATGAAAAATGAAACAATATCTTCTTTCATTTACAATAGGCCCTGTCCAATCATTTATCGGGAATTCTCGTAAAATGCGGGATTTATACGCAGGGAGTTTTTTATTATCGTATTTAATAATACATACTTGCAACGCAGTCGATGCCCTGAAAACTGATATAGAGATTAAACGGCTTCTTCCTGTTTATAAAGAAAATGAAACACCGAATGTTCCAAACCGAATCTTGTTAAGAATTACATTCTCAGATGAACAGTGTTTAAAAGGTGAAAATTTTATCTGCAGCCGTTTGGACGGACTTGCTAAATTAATGGAAAAAGAAGTTCGGTCCGAATTTAAGGAAATCTATGAGTCTGTCTTTGAGAAATGTGAAATTAAACCTAATAAAAGTATCATAGCTCAGCTTAAAGATTTTCCGGAAGTATATTGGGCTTATCAGGAATGCAAAAATGTCGGTGGTAAAATAAGCAAAGACGACATTGAAAAAATCACCTCAAAATTGCAAGCTGCTAAAACTATAAGACCTTTTTCTCAGACTACTGAACCTGCAGGCAGAAAATGCTCTCTTTTCCCCGAATACAACGCCATATTTGTCAAGTATAAAGATGAGAAAAAGACGCAGCCAGAATTTTTATCTGAAGTAATAGAATTCGCCAACGAAGATAAATGGTTTTACGCATTGAAGCCCGGGGAAGGACTAAGCGCCCTTGCATTCATCAAACGTATGCTTTATTGCATTGCAGATAAAAAATTTCAGAAATATCAGTATAATACCAATATAATTTCTGTTGCATATATGCTCTTAAAGAATAGATTTGAAAATGACCCAGTTGTAGAAAATCTATTTAAATACCTGTCTGCAGAAGCGGCAGAAGCAGTATTTGACCGTCAAAACGGATTTGATTTATCTAAGAATACAGGAGAGTATACTTCTAAAGACGTAGATATAGCTAATGAGCTCATTAAATATTTAAATGGAGAAAAAATATCATCTTACTATGCCGTAGTCAAATTCGACGGCGATAACATTGGCAGTACTTACAGCAATTGTTCGGAAGAGCAGCAAAGACAATTAAGTGAGGAAATCGGAGAGTTTGCAACTAAGGTTCCTGATATCATAAAAGAATATAAAGGCGAATGCATTTATGCCGGAGGGGAGGATTTTTTAGGCTTCTTTCCGGTAAGTAAAGCTATTCGTGCACTTATGGCATTACGTGAGAAATTTCAAGAAATGGTTCATAATACATTTAGCGCAGGGATTGTGTATGCACATCTCATGCCTCCGCTTAAAAATGTGCTCAATTTGGCAGATGAAATGGAGCGGCTGGCAAAAAAGGATAAAAACTCATATGCCATAACTGTATATAAGCGCTCTGGAAAAGAAACAATTGTATGCAATCCATTCGGCGAAAGCTGTGCAAGTTTGGATGCCTTACAGAAAATATATGAATCAGTCAGTTCAGGCACTCTCTCAGTATCCAGCATTTATTCGCTTCTTTCTGTGCTGCAAGAGCTTTTGGACGGCGGACAAGCTTTTCAAGAAGAAATGCTAAAGCCTCTTGTTGTTTCGAGCATCTGCCCTCCGGAAGGTAAAGAAGATATTATAACTGAAATTTTAAATTTATTTGAGCAATGCAATCATGATTTAGAAAATTTCACTTCTGCTCTGAAAATTGCCGCGTTCTTAGGAAAGGAGGAAGTTCCTTGTACTACCAAATAGATGCGATAGATTCGTGGTTCTTTAGAGATGCAGCACCATTCGATGCCGGCGGCGTGAACAACTACGCTGAAAGCATTTTCCCACCGTTTCCGTATGTTTATGCTGGTGCGTTAAGAAACTGTGCAGTGCCGATTGAAAACCCAGACTGCAACAAGAATACTTTCTCCAGGCGATTAAGGATAGGATGGAATGGTGTTATTGCAGACAACCACATAATGTTTCCAATTCCCCTTGATCTATATATCGAAGAAAATGATGGTCGATTCATTGCCCATGAATTAGGCTTATCATCCGCGGCTGGGAGCAGTTTTCCTCTTGCCTATTTTCTAAAATCACCGCAAAAAAATAAAAAACCACCTCATGTCAACGGTGGAGCCTATATAAACGAAAAAGTAATGAGAGATTACTTATATGCTGAAACATCAGATTTTTCGGTATGTCCATTGGGTGACTACATCATAAAAGAAAACCGTATTGGAAATGGTATCGATGACAACAAGAGAATGGCAGCCACTGGGAAGCTTTATCAGCAAACTTTGATAATTCCATCTAATGAAGAACATCGATGCAGTCTGGCGCTGGAGGCATCAGGCATTAAATCTCCGGAAAAATCGATTATACATATAGGAGGAGATGGAAAACTAGGTATCGTTACCCGCATAGAAAAAGAGCTTCCGATTCCTGAACCTCCGAATATTGACAGCGACTGTTTCAAACTGTATCTTGCCACGCCCGCTATCTTTGAAAAGGGTTGGCTACCCGGCTGGATTAATAGTGAAACTATGACAGGAACTTTCACCCATGATAAACACAGTGTTCGCGTGAAGCTTTTTAGCGCTGCTGTTGGAAGACCAGTTGCAGTAGGTGGGTTCACTTGCAAGAAAAATGAAAAGTCATCAGAAAAGCTCCATGATGGAAAAGACTACAAGTTAAAACCAACGCCCAAAGAAATGCGCTACGCCGTACCGGCAGGTAGTGTGTACTATTTTAAGCTGCTGGATGGAAACATGAAAGATGTAATACGCCTTTTCCATAAAAAATGCATAAGTGAATACCGCGAATCACTTGGGTTTGAACATTGGAAAATTAGCCGCCTGCGCTATTGCAGCCGCGGTTTCGGTTATTGTTTAGTCGGGGCGATAAGTAAACATAAGAGAGGAGAAATTCACGATGTATGATCAAAAGAAAGTTTTATTCCTAAAGGTGTTGACTCCGTTACACGCCGGAAGCGGAACTGATATTCGTTCGGTTGATCTCCCCATTCAGCGGGAAGTACATACAGGGTACCCCAAAATCGAGTCTTCAACTATAAAAGGTTGCTTGCGTGATACATTTGAATTCAATGATAAAAATAAAAATAATAATAACGACCATGAAATCATAAATGCAATATTTGGAGAAGAAGGAGCAAGCGAATTATCAGCAGCGGCAATTGCAATTACAGATGCCCGACTGCTGTTTTTCCCCGTTCGTTCTGCAAAAGGCATTTACGCTTTGATTACTTGTCCTATGGTTATAAAAAGATTTCAAAATGACATGGAATCTTTTGGTGTAAAGAATAAAATTTGCATACCATCAGACGCGCCCGCTTTGGCAAGTGAAAACAATATTCTTTCATTGGACAATAATGCCGGCAAGTATTCAATATTGTTAGATGAATTTCGATACTATATTGGAAAAAGTCCTGACTTTGAGCGGTGTTGCAATGATCTCAAGCATTATATCGGCCTGACGGAGGACATAGCTGAAAGAGCTGTTCTACTCCCCGACGACGATTTTAAAGACTTTGTTACACACGCGACATCTATTGTCACCAGAATAAAAATCGGTAACAATGGAGTTGTTGAGAATAAAGCCCTTTTTACTGAAGAATATCTGCCGGAGGAAAGCATCCTTTACAGTTTTATAATGATGTCAGATGCCAAATTAGATTCAAAACCGGATTCAAAAGAACCTAAATACAAGGCACCAGAACTTATGGGCTTCTTCTCTGATAAACTCCCACCTGTTTTTCAAATAGGCGCAGATGCAACGCTTGGTAAAGGTTTTGTCATGACCTATTTAAAAGGCGGTGATACAAATGACTAAAAACGTTGTAAACGAACGGGCAAAATTTGCGTTTGAAAAGGTCTCAAAATTGCACGGTGAAGCTCTTCAAAAATACCGCAGTCACGTTCGTTCTCTTCCTGCCATGATTTTAAGCAATGGATTTGGACTTGCCATGGCGTTCATTTACTCAAAAAGTGATTATAGAATATTTTATAAACATATTAATGAATGGTTTAAAGAACAAAAAACACCGGGATTTGATGGTAACGATTTGATGGGTATTATTGCAGAGAGTGAGATTGATACATATCGGTTTCTTGAAGCTGAAACTCTTGCTCTGCTCGAATGGCTGAAACGCTTTGCTGAAGGGGCGGATTCACAATGAAAAAGAAACAACAACGTAACAATCAAAATGATGACCGAAATGAAATTCTGCCCCAAGGAACCTCCGATCTTATATATCACTATAAAAATCAAATTGATAATCTATTTTTAAAGTTTTGCAGGTATGCATATTTAAGCAAAGGTAAGGTAACACCATATTTTCAAATTAAGCAATCTTATTCTCTAAAATATAGCAACAACGCAAATGATACAATAAAGAATTTGCTGAACGATTTAGATGGCAAGACGCAATATTTGCTGACAACGTTAAATATACAATATAGGAAGTTTACTATAGAGCAAGGTGACTCCCGCTGGGCAATCGGTATCGGTGGAGTGTCGCCATTTGGCAATTTATCAGTTTCAACTCTGCACCCTGTTTATGGGATACCTTACATCCCTGCCAGCACATTGAAAGGTCTTATGCGCCATTGTTGGATTGAAATAAATTGCAATGGCGATAATGACGCTGAGGAAGTGCTGCGGCTGTTCGGTTCGTCCGAGAACGAAACGCCTAAAGATGAATTAGAACATGAAAATAGAATGGGACAGCTTATTTTTTTCGACAGTTACCCAGACGCAAAATGTAACGGAACATTGTATAGAGATGTGATTACTCCACTTTATCCTCTTTACTATAATAATTTTGGAGGTAAACCGCCTACGGATGACCAGAAGCCAGTGCCTATCGAATTCATATGTATTGAAAATATGCAGTTCAATATTTACATCGGTTCATATGAACCGTTAAGTAATGATGAAAAATCAAAACTTGAAAATACACTGAGTTATGTATTTTCAGAACAAGGTATTGGGGCAAAAACTTCATTGGGATATGGACGAGGAAAGTTAAAACCTGTTTGACAATTGCTACTCTAAAGATATGAGATATTTATTCCTAATTTTAAGCATCATTACTACTCAGACTTAATAATGCCCTTCGGATAAATTCAGCCAGCCTTTTGCCACATCGGCAAAAGACTGGCTCTTATTTTTAGAGAGCGAGGCAGTTTTATCATGGGGTAAAAAGTTTGTATATTATCTCATATCTATGATATAATTTTTCATAATAATAACTTAATGTTCTATTTTTATTTATGTTTATACAAATGTAGCGCAGCAAGGAATTCGCAGATATTTGGGACAGAGGGATTAAAAATGTATTCAGTCGTTTTGGATTCTGTATGCAAAAGCTATCCTAATGGTGCAGAGCCGTTGGTGATTTTGGATAATGCGTCTTATCAGTTCGAAACCGGCAAGTTTTACAGTGTAGTCGGCCGGTCCGGGCTTGGAAAAACAACATTGGTCAGTATTATTGGTACCGTTGAAAAGGCTGACAGCGGCTCTGTTATCGTATGCGATCACAACCTTTCTGATGTGAATCAAAAACAGATAACAGAAATCAGGAGAAAGCATATTGGTTTTGTATTTCAGAATTTTTCACTTATCGAACGGTATAGCGTCCTTGACAACTTGGAAATCCCCTTATATTTTGCGGGAATTAAAAACTCCAGCCAACGCTTAAAAATGATTAAAGATGCAATAAATTCTGTAGGAATTCCCGAAAACAAACTGCAGAAGCCTGTTTCAACATTAAGCGGAGGAGAAAAACAGCGGATTGCTATTTGCCGCGCTTTGATTAATTCGCCATCGGTGATTATTGCCGATGAACCCACCGGAAATCTGGATGAAGAGAACGAACAAAAAATAATCCAAATTTTTATGGACATAAAACAGCAGAAAAACTGCACGATTATTATGGTTACGCATAATCTTAAAATCGCCAATAAAGCGGATGTAACTGTGACGCTTAAGAATGGCAAGATTGTCGAGGCGGATGAGACAAAATGAAATTCTATTTTAAAATGGCCGTTAAAAGCATTCTCTCAAACAGGAAAAAATTTATACATAATATTGCGGGCGTTTCAGTAGGTGTACTTCTTTTAGTTTTAGTTGCTTCCCTTTCAAGTTCTTTTAAAGATGTGCTATACTCTCAAATGAAAATATCAGACGATAAAGTAATGACTATTGCTGTTGGCAACAGAAAAAACACACTTACATATTGGTGTCTTCCTGTTTACGACAACTCTACGCTTGACATTGTAAACAGCGAAAAAAACATCGCTAAAAGCACCGGAATCAAAGATATAGATGTAACATCTGTATTTTATAAAGATTCCGAAGGAAAAAACAAAATAATTTTATCTTCGAAGATTGATTCTTCAAATCAAGTGTTTCTTGATTTGTATAGGGTTAAAATAAAGCAAGGTACTTTCTGCGCAAATAAAGATGAAGTGATTATTGGAGCCGATATTGCCAAAACGTATGGAATTAAATTTGGTGACTCTATTGACATAGAGTATTTGGGGAAAAAATATACGTTTAAAGTTTCTGGTATCCTCGACAAGATGAGGAGAATGGGATACTCTAACATCACGGATGTAATAAACAATATTATTCTAATAAGCGAAGAAAGCCCTATTGTTAAAGACAGCAAATACAGCGCAATACTTGCTGAGGTAACTGATGTAAATTTACTTGAGCAAGAATCAAAGCGGATTACCGATTTATTGAATACAAAATCTAATATGTCACAAGAATTGATCGACACAGGTCTTGACGCTATCGTAGTGAATAATCTCGCTATTTTAGAGATGATAAACGGGTATTTCAAATATGTAAATATGTTTATCATTTTGCTCTTCCTTATTACTTCACTCATTGTAGTACTGAATTTCTCAAATATAATGACTATTACAATAATGGGCCGGAAACGGGAAATCGGTATAATGAAAATTATCGGCGGCAGCAATTCACAGATTTCAAAGTTTTACTCGGTTGAATGCATGTTTACTGGTATTGTTGGCTCCGTTATCGGTTTAATTCTGGGCATATTGATTTATCTGTTGATAATATTTGCACTAAATTGGACGTTTAGGCTGTCTCTGATTGTTTGCTTATTTGCTTTACTCGTCGGTATTATAAGCCCAACACTCGCTGGCGTGCTCACTCAAAGGAAAATTAAGAAGCAGACAATCTCGGATATATTTAACGAGTAAGTTATAAAGGCACAGTGGTGAATATAGTATAAAAATAAAGGCGCGGTAAGAAACCGCGCCTTTTTAATAATTAAATGGACAAAGTTTGGACAAAATCTAATTTTCTTAATGAAAAGAACCACATGAAAAAGTAGAACCTTCATAACCTCTTCGGTTATGAAGGTTTGTTTATGGTGCCGGTGGCGAGGGTCGAACTCGCACGGTGTCGCCACCACGGGATTTTGAGTCCCGCACGTCTGCCAATTCCATCACACCGGCAAAACAACAATGAGTATTATACACTATAAAGCACTATAAATCAAGTGCTTTTACATCATATAAAGTAAAAGAGAATTTATTGCCCCGCTTTTATAAGCGGGACAATAAATATTCAGCTAATTACTACTCCGCATAAACACTTACACGCTTGCGGTCACGGCCGAAACGCTCGAACTTAACCCTGCCGTTGACTTTTGCAAAGAGTGTATCGTCACTGCCGCGGCCAACATTAACACCCGGATGAATGTGTGTTCCACGCTGGCGTACAAGTATATTGCCTGCGAGAACGTACTGGCCGTCGGCACGCTTTACGCCAAGACGCTTTGACTCACTGTCACGTCCGTTCTTTGTAGAACCGACACCTTTTTTATGGGCGAAATGCTGCATTGATATAATAAGCATATATTACACCTCCGTATCGTAAACACTTATAGTCCCCTTGTACTGCTTTGACAGCAGCAACAAATGCAGGCGCAATCCAGCGATAACAGACATTGCACTTTCTGTTTTTTCACCGCTGTTACAATCAAGCTTCAATGATATCGTACCATTAACATTCTTTACTGCGGCGTCGGCTCCGATTATTTCGGTGACTGTATTCGCCGCCATTTGAACTGCCGACGATACACTGGCACAAACAATATCATGTCCTCTTTCAGCATACCCTGCATGGCCCGATATGCTGAATCCGCAGTAATTATCATCAACCTTGAAAAACTGCGCCTTAATCACAATTAAGCCTCAATTTTTTCAATCTGGACCTTAGTGTATGGCTGCCTATGTCCTTTTTTCCTGCGGTAATTCTTCTTGGCCTTGTATTTGAAAACAATGACCTTTTTGCCTTTACCGTTCTTGAGGATCTTTGCTGTTACTTTCGCGCCATCAACATAAGGCGTTCCGGCAACAAAACCATCATCCTTGCCTACGGCGACAACTTTATCGAAAGATACTGATTCGCCCTCATCAAGGCCGAGTTTTTCAATAAAAACTGTGTCGCCCTCCTGCACACGGTACTGCTTACCGCCTGTTTCGATTATTGCATACATTACTAAAGGCACCTGCCTTATTACAATCTCGCTGCACGGGGCGATGCAAAACTGCATACTTTAAAGCCCATAGCACGCGGCATATTAAATTCTACCACAAGATAATTCAAATGTCAATCTAAAGAAATGCGATTTTTGCTTTTATTTAATAAAACAGTTCTTATGTAAGGCGGCTTATGCCGCTCTGAAATTATTGAAGATTATAGAAGGCGCCAAGTCCGGGGTACTCTGCTGCTCCCCGCAGTTCCTCCTCAATGCGAAGGAGCCGGTTATACTTTGCGACACGTTCACTTCTCGCAGGAGCGCCTGTCTTTATCTGGCCGGCATTGACCGCAACAGCAATGTCCGCTATCGTGGTATCCTCTGTTTCGCCGGAACGGTGGGATATTATTGTTGTGTAGCCGCTGCGTTGTGCCTTTGCAATAGCCTCAAATGTTTCAGTGAGCGTGCCAATCTGGTTTACCTTAATGAGAATTGAATTGGCTGCCCCCAGCAGTATGCCCTTCTGAAGCCTCTTTGCATTGGTTACAAACAGGTCGTCGCCGACGAGCTGGATATCGGACCCGAGTGCATTAGTCAGCATTGTCCACGAGTCCCAATCCTCTTCCGCAAAGCCGTCCTCGATAGATACAATCGGATAAGCACCGACAAGTTCCTGCCAATACCCCATCAGGTCTTGAACGCTCATGCGCTTATTCATCTTAGGTAGCAGATAACTGCCGTCATCCTGTTTCCATTCTGAGGACGCCGCGTCAATCGCAATTAAAAATTGCGTGCCCAGTGAATAACCGGATTTTGTTATCGCTTCCACAATGGCGTCGAGAGCTTCCCTGTCGCTGCCTAAGTTCGGCGCATATCCGCCCTCGTCGCCTATGCCGGACGCCAAACCCTTTGAGGCAAGCACCTTGCCGAGGTTATGATAAACTTCAGCGCACCACTGCAAGCCTTGTGAGAAACTTTCCGCACCGACAGGCATTATCATAAATTCTTGAATGTCGATGTTATTTTTGGCGTGCGCGCCGCCGTTTAATATATTCATCATAGGAACCGGGAGCGTGTTGGCTCTTTGCCCGCCTAAGTGGCGGTAAAGAGGTATGTTCAGCGCTTTTGCCGCCGCTTTCGCATTGGCAAGGGATATAGCGAGAATGGCGTTTGCGCCAAGTCTTGACTTATTCGGTGTCCCGTCAAGCACAACCATACGCCTGTCAAGCTCCGCCTGTGCCAACGCGTCCATGCCTATCAGTGTATTCCTAAGTTCGCCGTTAATATTGCCGACTGCCTTTGTTACACCGCGCCCCATGTAGCGTTTCGGGTCGCCGTCCCGCAGCTCATGTGCTTCAAAAGCACCTGTAGAGGCTCCCGACGGCACCGCGGCACAAGCACAAACGCCGTTTTCAATCGTTACCTCCGCTTCT
This DNA window, taken from [Clostridium] cellulosi, encodes the following:
- a CDS encoding hypothetical protein (Family membership), with amino-acid sequence MKKKQQRNNQNDDRNEILPQGTSDLIYHYKNQIDNLFLKFCRYAYLSKGKVTPYFQIKQSYSLKYSNNANDTIKNLLNDLDGKTQYLLTTLNIQYRKFTIEQGDSRWAIGIGGVSPFGNLSVSTLHPVYGIPYIPASTLKGLMRHCWIEINCNGDNDAEEVLRLFGSSENETPKDELEHENRMGQLIFFDSYPDAKCNGTLYRDVITPLYPLYYNNFGGKPPTDDQKPVPIEFICIENMQFNIYIGSYEPLSNDEKSKLENTLSYVFSEQGIGAKTSLGYGRGKLKPV
- a CDS encoding Cmr4 family CRISPR-associated RAMP protein (High confidence in function and specificity), translating into MYDQKKVLFLKVLTPLHAGSGTDIRSVDLPIQREVHTGYPKIESSTIKGCLRDTFEFNDKNKNNNNDHEIINAIFGEEGASELSAAAIAITDARLLFFPVRSAKGIYALITCPMVIKRFQNDMESFGVKNKICIPSDAPALASENNILSLDNNAGKYSILLDEFRYYIGKSPDFERCCNDLKHYIGLTEDIAERAVLLPDDDFKDFVTHATSIVTRIKIGNNGVVENKALFTEEYLPEESILYSFIMMSDAKLDSKPDSKEPKYKAPELMGFFSDKLPPVFQIGADATLGKGFVMTYLKGGDTND
- a CDS encoding hypothetical protein (Family membership), which produces MTKNVVNERAKFAFEKVSKLHGEALQKYRSHVRSLPAMILSNGFGLAMAFIYSKSDYRIFYKHINEWFKEQKTPGFDGNDLMGIIAESEIDTYRFLEAETLALLEWLKRFAEGADSQ
- a CDS encoding ABC transporter, ATP-binding protein (High confidence in function and specificity), with the translated sequence MYSVVLDSVCKSYPNGAEPLVILDNASYQFETGKFYSVVGRSGLGKTTLVSIIGTVEKADSGSVIVCDHNLSDVNQKQITEIRRKHIGFVFQNFSLIERYSVLDNLEIPLYFAGIKNSSQRLKMIKDAINSVGIPENKLQKPVSTLSGGEKQRIAICRALINSPSVIIADEPTGNLDEENEQKIIQIFMDIKQQKNCTIIMVTHNLKIANKADVTVTLKNGKIVEADETK
- a CDS encoding hypothetical protein (Family membership) → MKFYFKMAVKSILSNRKKFIHNIAGVSVGVLLLVLVASLSSSFKDVLYSQMKISDDKVMTIAVGNRKNTLTYWCLPVYDNSTLDIVNSEKNIAKSTGIKDIDVTSVFYKDSEGKNKIILSSKIDSSNQVFLDLYRVKIKQGTFCANKDEVIIGADIAKTYGIKFGDSIDIEYLGKKYTFKVSGILDKMRRMGYSNITDVINNIILISEESPIVKDSKYSAILAEVTDVNLLEQESKRITDLLNTKSNMSQELIDTGLDAIVVNNLAILEMINGYFKYVNMFIILLFLITSLIVVLNFSNIMTITIMGRKREIGIMKIIGGSNSQISKFYSVECMFTGIVGSVIGLILGILIYLLIIFALNWTFRLSLIVCLFALLVGIISPTLAGVLTQRKIKKQTISDIFNE
- a CDS encoding CRISPR-associated protein, Cmr3 (High confidence in function and specificity); translation: MYYQIDAIDSWFFRDAAPFDAGGVNNYAESIFPPFPYVYAGALRNCAVPIENPDCNKNTFSRRLRIGWNGVIADNHIMFPIPLDLYIEENDGRFIAHELGLSSAAGSSFPLAYFLKSPQKNKKPPHVNGGAYINEKVMRDYLYAETSDFSVCPLGDYIIKENRIGNGIDDNKRMAATGKLYQQTLIIPSNEEHRCSLALEASGIKSPEKSIIHIGGDGKLGIVTRIEKELPIPEPPNIDSDCFKLYLATPAIFEKGWLPGWINSETMTGTFTHDKHSVRVKLFSAAVGRPVAVGGFTCKKNEKSSEKLHDGKDYKLKPTPKEMRYAVPAGSVYYFKLLDGNMKDVIRLFHKKCISEYRESLGFEHWKISRLRYCSRGFGYCLVGAISKHKRGEIHDV